A window of Halopseudomonas sabulinigri genomic DNA:
CTGTCCCTTCGCCGGTCTGAACCGACGGCGGTTTTTGCAAGGCTTGGGCGCTGCCGGTCTGGGGGCGGCCAGCCTGAGCGCCGTCGCTGCCGCTAACACTGCTGGCGGTCAGGGCAGGGCGGTAGAGGTAACAGATGCGCCCTCGAGCGCCGCCACCTTTCAGGCACATGACTTTCATGGTGCGCATCAGCAGGGCATTACCACGCCGCGCCCGGCGGTGGGCATGATCGCCGCCTTCGATGTGCTGAGTACCGATCGCGCGGGCCTTGAGCGCTTACTGCGGATACTGTCCGAGCGCATTGCCTTTCTGACCCGCGGCGGTCGAGTAGAACAGCGCGACGCGCGCTTCCCACCGACCGACTCCGGCATCCTCGGCCCGCAGGTAGCGCCCGATGCGCTGACCATCACCGTGTCGGTGGGGGCCTCATTGTTTGATCAGCGGTTTGGGCTGGCAGCGGCCAAGCCGCGCCATCTGCAGCGTATGGTGGCATTCCCCAACGACGCCTTGGACGCAGCACGTTGCCATGGCGATTTGTCTTTGCAGTTCTGTGCCAACACCGAAGGCACCACCATTCACGCGCTGCGCGACATTATCAAGAACACCCCCGGTCTTTTGTTGCTGCGCTGGAAGCAGGAGGGCACCGTGCCGGTGATGGCGCCTAAAGCCGACGGCTCCACCGAGAGTGCGCGTAACTATCTGGGTTTTCGTGATGGTACCGCCAACCCGCAGGCCGATGACCGCCAGCTGATGCAGAAGGTGGTTTGGGTCGATGGCAGCGAGGGTGAACCAGCCTGGGCGCGTAATGGCAGCTATCAGGCGGTGCGCATCATTCGCAATTTTGTCGAGCGCTGGGATCGCACGCCGCTGCAGGAGCAAGAAGCCATTTTTGGCCGCCGGCGTGACAGCGGCGCGCCCATGTCGGGCACCGTGGAGCACGATGAGCCGCACTATGCCGATGACCCGAAGGGTGAGATTACCGCGCTGGACTCACATATCCGTCTGGCCAACCCGCGCACTGCGGGCAGCGAGCGCAATCTGATTCTGCGTCGGCCGTTCAATTACTCCAATGGCGTTGAGGCTAATGGCCAGCTGGATATGGGCTTGCTGTTCATTGCTTATCAGGCCGACCTGGAGGCGGGTTTTATCAGCGTACAACAGCGCCTGGATGGCGAGCCGCTGGAGGAATACATCAAACCGGTGGGTGGGGGCTATTTCTTTACCCTGCCGGGCATACAACAGGGGGATTTCCTGGGCAGCAGCCTGCTGACTGCCAGCTGAACCCCGTTATTCGTCGATTGGCCATACCCTTCATTTGCTGGAGAGAAAAAATGTCATTACCTCGCACCTTGTTTATTGCCGCCAGCGCCTTTGGCCTGATCGGCATGCAGGCCTCAGCGCACGCAGCGGTGGCGCCGCAGGATCTGGTCGCGCCCATCACTGATTACAAACTCTATGTGCTGGATAATCTGGAGCAGTTTACTGCCCACAGCCGCGAATTCACCGAGGCCATCAAGGCCGGTGACGTGAAGAAAGCGCAGGCGCTCTACGCCCCCTCGCGCGTTTACTACGAGCGCATCGAGCCGATTGCCGAGCTCTTTGCCGATCTGGATGCCAGCATCGATGCGCGGGAAGATGACTATGAGAAAGGCGTCAAGGACCCGGAGTTCACCGGCTTTCATCGCCTGGAATACGCGCTCTTTCACGATCAGAGCACTGATGGCATGGCGCCTTACGCAGAGCGCCTGATGAGCGATGTGGAAGATCTGGAACAACGCGTTGCCGGCTTGACCTTCCCGCCTGAGAAAGTCGTGGGCGGCGCAGCAGCGCTGATGGAAGAAGTGGCCGCCACCAAGGTGTCGGGGGAAGAGGACCGTTACAGCCGCACCGACCTGTGGGATTTTCAGGGCAACGTCGACGGCGCCAAGAAAATCTTTGAACTGGTCAAGCCGCTGGCGGCGGAAGAAGATGCCGCCTTCGTGCAGCGCGTGGAAGACAACTTTGCTTCGATGGAAGCGACGCTGGCGCATTACTACGTGCAGAAAGGCGATGTAGACAGCGGCTTTGTCAGTTACGAGCAGGTCAGCGATGCCGACCGCCGTGCGCTGGTGGGACCGGTGACAGTGCTGGCCGAAGAGCTATCTACGCTGCGTGGATTGCTGGGTCTGAACTGACGTCCTGCAGGCATCCCTGACCAGTAGGCAGTGCCGACAACGGCGCTGCCTGCCCGGCCGCGCTGGCGGCTTACGGCTGTGCTCAGGTTGGGTCGCGAGTGGCCAGGAGGCGCCGTCTGCAGCGCCTCCGCTCAGTGCTCATCCCGCACACGGCGAATCGCGTCAAGCCAGCCATCATATAGCGCGTTGCGTTTCTCTTCGCTCATCTGCGGGGTGAAGGTGCGCTCACAGGCCCAGTGCCTGGCGATATGCTCCAGGCTGTCGAACATCCCCAATTGCAGTCCCGCCAAATACGCGGCGCCCAGCGCAGTGGTCTCGGTCACTTGTGGTCGGTCGACGGTCACGCCGAGTATGTTGGCCAGCTCCTGCACTACCCAGTTATTGATCA
This region includes:
- the efeO gene encoding iron uptake system protein EfeO — translated: MSLPRTLFIAASAFGLIGMQASAHAAVAPQDLVAPITDYKLYVLDNLEQFTAHSREFTEAIKAGDVKKAQALYAPSRVYYERIEPIAELFADLDASIDAREDDYEKGVKDPEFTGFHRLEYALFHDQSTDGMAPYAERLMSDVEDLEQRVAGLTFPPEKVVGGAAALMEEVAATKVSGEEDRYSRTDLWDFQGNVDGAKKIFELVKPLAAEEDAAFVQRVEDNFASMEATLAHYYVQKGDVDSGFVSYEQVSDADRRALVGPVTVLAEELSTLRGLLGLN
- the efeB gene encoding iron uptake transporter deferrochelatase/peroxidase subunit, with protein sequence MSEYDNNAGGGCPFAGLNRRRFLQGLGAAGLGAASLSAVAAANTAGGQGRAVEVTDAPSSAATFQAHDFHGAHQQGITTPRPAVGMIAAFDVLSTDRAGLERLLRILSERIAFLTRGGRVEQRDARFPPTDSGILGPQVAPDALTITVSVGASLFDQRFGLAAAKPRHLQRMVAFPNDALDAARCHGDLSLQFCANTEGTTIHALRDIIKNTPGLLLLRWKQEGTVPVMAPKADGSTESARNYLGFRDGTANPQADDRQLMQKVVWVDGSEGEPAWARNGSYQAVRIIRNFVERWDRTPLQEQEAIFGRRRDSGAPMSGTVEHDEPHYADDPKGEITALDSHIRLANPRTAGSERNLILRRPFNYSNGVEANGQLDMGLLFIAYQADLEAGFISVQQRLDGEPLEEYIKPVGGGYFFTLPGIQQGDFLGSSLLTAS